In one window of Thalassotalea agarivorans DNA:
- a CDS encoding YajQ family cyclic di-GMP-binding protein: protein MPSFDIVSETDMEEVRNATENATRDLATRWDFKNVEANFEWNKPNVKISSESDYQLTQLVDILRNNLTRRKVDPQAMDVGEPQASGKNWWVSVAFKEGIEQPVAKKIVKLIKDSKLKVQAAIQGDSVRVTGKKRDDLQAVMQLVREAELGQSFQFNNFRD, encoded by the coding sequence ATGCCATCGTTTGATATTGTTTCAGAAACCGATATGGAAGAAGTGCGCAATGCAACAGAAAACGCGACACGCGATTTAGCAACGCGTTGGGATTTCAAAAACGTTGAAGCAAACTTTGAATGGAATAAGCCGAATGTAAAAATTTCGTCAGAAAGCGATTATCAATTGACGCAATTAGTAGACATCTTAAGAAACAACTTAACGCGCCGTAAAGTCGACCCACAAGCGATGGATGTTGGCGAGCCGCAAGCATCAGGTAAAAATTGGTGGGTAAGTGTTGCGTTTAAAGAAGGCATTGAGCAACCGGTTGCGAAAAAAATCGTCAAGCTAATTAAAGATTCAAAGTTAAAAGTGCAAGCGGCTATCCAAGGTGATAGTGTGCGTGTCACGGGTAAAAAACGCGATGATTTGCAAGCCGTGATGCAATTGGTGCGAGAAGCTGAGCTAGGGCAAAGCTTTCAATTTAATAATTTCAGAGACTAG
- a CDS encoding TIGR01621 family pseudouridine synthase, translated as MHYFDLIAEHPDFIVINKYPDVNFHDESSLGNGLFNQVQKALNDNTLFPVHRLDKMTSGLVLIAKNKESAQNFQQMFEKHLIQKFYLAIAKGKPKKKQGLVKGDMEKARRGSWKLMRTQHNPAITQFFSYGIGNSMRLYLLKPHSGKTHQLRVALNSLSVTILGDERYGGATADRGYLHAYALQFDWKGELQSFVIPPNQGQFFTSDVTQSTLKTISMPWQINWPKIGGTKA; from the coding sequence ATGCACTATTTTGATTTAATTGCCGAACATCCAGATTTTATCGTGATTAACAAGTATCCAGATGTTAATTTTCACGATGAATCCTCATTAGGTAATGGCCTATTTAATCAAGTGCAAAAAGCGTTAAACGACAATACATTATTTCCGGTTCACCGCTTGGATAAAATGACGTCGGGACTTGTCTTGATAGCTAAGAACAAAGAAAGTGCACAAAACTTTCAACAAATGTTTGAAAAACATCTTATTCAAAAGTTTTACCTTGCTATCGCTAAAGGGAAACCTAAAAAGAAACAAGGATTGGTTAAAGGTGACATGGAAAAAGCACGCCGTGGCAGTTGGAAATTAATGAGAACGCAACATAATCCGGCGATAACACAGTTCTTTTCTTACGGCATAGGTAATAGCATGCGCTTGTACTTGCTTAAACCGCATTCAGGAAAAACGCATCAACTGCGCGTAGCGTTAAATAGTTTGTCGGTAACTATATTAGGGGACGAGAGATATGGTGGCGCCACAGCAGATCGAGGCTATTTACATGCTTATGCATTGCAGTTTGATTGGAAAGGTGAGTTGCAAAGCTTTGTTATTCCTCCCAACCAAGGACAATTCTTTACATCTGATGTCACTCAATCAACACTCAAGACTATATCAATGCCCTGGCAGATCAACTGGCCAAAAATTGGCGGCACTAAAGCATAG
- a CDS encoding sodium-dependent transporter — MGVSRGGFSSRMGFILAAAGSAVGLGNIWGFPTQTASNGGAAFVLVYLVLAFCLAYPAFMAELLIGRYGQANAVTSLQKMSRNLWQKRFAFLVGFGGIVCAALILSFYGIIAGWMMSYAIEPLAKMLSLDGLAQWVVTQGTLRNLLFTAVFMFLTIFIISRGVEQGIEKWSKRLMPMLIVLLVSLIVYVTTLEGADQGLKAYLQPDFSRVFDADLLISALGQAFFSLSLGTSVMIIYGSYIAKKENLVTLGAQVTVIDVSIAFLAGLLIIPAMYVAQAQGVAIFAEDGSLISGSGLVFTVLPALFQGMESVGLVVAFAFFVLMSIAALTSSISMLEGPVSYAVERHNVERKKATIAAGIIIFIISVAIVLNIEFLLDFIAILATQYGQPIIAMLCCVFVGWIWHRSEVLKEIQQGNDAVEHSLFWKIWPWYTKFVCPVAIAAVFIHSIL; from the coding sequence ATGGGTGTATCCAGAGGCGGTTTTAGCTCTCGCATGGGCTTTATATTGGCAGCAGCGGGCAGTGCTGTTGGTTTAGGTAATATTTGGGGGTTTCCTACGCAAACTGCTAGTAACGGTGGTGCAGCGTTTGTACTTGTCTACCTCGTGCTAGCATTCTGTTTGGCTTATCCGGCATTTATGGCTGAACTTTTAATTGGTCGCTATGGCCAAGCGAACGCGGTAACCTCGTTGCAAAAGATGTCGCGCAACCTGTGGCAAAAGCGATTTGCCTTCTTAGTTGGTTTTGGTGGCATCGTATGTGCGGCACTTATTCTGAGCTTTTACGGCATTATTGCTGGTTGGATGATGTCATATGCGATAGAGCCATTAGCTAAAATGCTATCACTTGACGGGCTTGCACAGTGGGTGGTTACACAAGGCACATTAAGAAACTTGTTGTTTACCGCCGTATTCATGTTTTTAACTATCTTCATTATTAGCCGCGGCGTAGAGCAGGGCATTGAAAAGTGGTCAAAGCGCTTAATGCCAATGCTCATCGTGTTGTTGGTATCGCTTATTGTCTACGTCACCACCTTAGAAGGTGCAGACCAAGGTTTGAAAGCCTATTTGCAACCTGATTTTAGCCGTGTATTTGATGCTGATTTGCTAATTAGTGCATTAGGGCAAGCGTTCTTTAGCTTGTCACTAGGCACCAGTGTCATGATCATATACGGTTCATACATAGCCAAAAAAGAGAACTTGGTTACGCTTGGCGCACAAGTGACTGTGATTGATGTGTCCATCGCCTTCTTGGCGGGTTTACTCATTATCCCTGCGATGTATGTTGCACAGGCTCAAGGTGTTGCTATTTTTGCTGAAGATGGCTCATTGATTTCTGGTTCAGGTCTCGTCTTTACCGTGCTACCTGCTCTATTCCAAGGCATGGAAAGTGTTGGTTTAGTTGTTGCTTTTGCATTTTTCGTACTCATGTCGATTGCCGCTTTAACGTCAAGTATTTCAATGCTTGAAGGCCCTGTGAGCTATGCGGTGGAACGTCACAATGTTGAACGTAAAAAAGCGACTATTGCTGCCGGTATCATTATCTTTATTATTAGCGTCGCAATCGTGCTTAATATTGAATTCTTACTCGATTTTATCGCCATACTCGCAACCCAATATGGTCAGCCTATTATTGCGATGCTTTGCTGCGTTTTCGTTGGCTGGATATGGCATCGAAGTGAAGTCTTAAAAGAAATTCAACAAGGCAATGACGCGGTTGAACATTCGCTATTTTGGAAAATATGGCCTTGGTACACTAAGTTTGTTTGCCCTGTCGCAATTGCGGCCGTGTTTATACACTCAATTTTGTAA
- the gshA gene encoding glutamate--cysteine ligase produces MTQTIKAIANAFEQADQLSLFTQFGRGIEREGLRIHPDAKLSEHGHYAGLGSALTHPAITTDYSETLLEFITPVSFAPTTVIEQLQDIQKYTFSQIDGELLWPMSMPCFVEDADTIELANYGTSNIGTMKTVYRKGLKNRYGSMMQVIAGIHFNFSFPKAFWQQLQIIKQDTQDLQAFINEGYFALLRNYKRYAWLLPYLYGSSPAICPSFLQNKETDLPFKKDKTGFLYLEHATSLRMSDLGYTNSEQSSFNIGYNSLNDYLDGVSDAITHASEKFAEIGVKVNGEYQQLNTNVLQIENELYAPIRPKQVAKSGEKPSEALAKRGVEYIEVRVLDVNPFVSTGISLEQVYFLDVFLTFCALKDSPLMTNEQQKAYRGNLGQVVVRGLDPALTLYDQQQRSIKDWGEEIFAGLSEVATLLDKAAGESHYADAVEREYQKVLDPNKTFARRFLHDIQSKNLTLTEHCMNLAKQYRKNAMTRDYSYCNAQNFEDMRVKSLADQAAIEAADTVDFDTFLTDYFS; encoded by the coding sequence TTGACACAGACAATAAAAGCGATTGCAAACGCATTCGAACAAGCAGACCAGCTTTCACTCTTTACGCAATTTGGACGAGGTATTGAAAGAGAAGGTCTTCGAATTCATCCCGACGCAAAATTATCTGAACATGGCCACTACGCAGGATTAGGTTCCGCCCTTACACATCCTGCAATAACAACAGATTATTCTGAAACCTTATTGGAATTTATTACGCCAGTAAGTTTTGCACCGACAACGGTTATTGAGCAATTACAAGATATTCAAAAGTATACCTTTAGCCAAATCGATGGCGAATTGCTGTGGCCAATGAGTATGCCTTGTTTTGTCGAAGACGCCGATACAATCGAACTGGCAAATTACGGCACTTCTAATATTGGTACGATGAAAACGGTTTATCGCAAGGGGTTAAAGAATCGTTATGGCAGCATGATGCAAGTCATAGCGGGTATTCATTTCAACTTTTCATTTCCAAAGGCGTTCTGGCAGCAATTGCAAATCATTAAGCAAGATACTCAAGACCTGCAAGCGTTTATTAATGAAGGTTATTTTGCCTTGCTGCGCAACTACAAGCGTTATGCTTGGCTACTGCCATACCTATATGGCAGCTCACCGGCAATTTGCCCCTCGTTTTTGCAAAACAAAGAGACAGATTTACCGTTTAAGAAGGATAAAACTGGCTTTTTGTATTTAGAACATGCAACGTCCTTGCGGATGAGCGATTTAGGATACACCAACTCAGAACAATCCTCTTTTAACATTGGCTATAACAGTCTAAATGATTACTTAGACGGGGTAAGTGATGCCATTACGCATGCCTCGGAAAAGTTTGCTGAAATAGGCGTAAAAGTTAATGGAGAGTACCAACAGCTTAATACCAATGTCTTGCAAATAGAAAATGAATTGTATGCGCCGATACGCCCTAAACAAGTCGCCAAGTCAGGGGAAAAACCATCGGAAGCACTCGCCAAGCGAGGTGTCGAGTATATCGAAGTCCGCGTATTGGATGTTAACCCATTTGTTTCTACAGGCATTAGTTTAGAGCAAGTATACTTTTTGGATGTGTTTCTTACCTTCTGCGCGTTAAAAGACAGTCCATTAATGACCAATGAGCAGCAAAAAGCTTATCGTGGTAATTTGGGGCAAGTTGTTGTGCGAGGTTTAGATCCAGCGTTAACGCTATATGATCAACAGCAGCGATCCATCAAAGATTGGGGCGAAGAAATTTTCGCTGGTTTATCTGAAGTGGCCACGCTCTTGGACAAAGCAGCCGGAGAGAGTCATTATGCCGATGCAGTCGAACGCGAATATCAAAAAGTGCTAGACCCGAACAAAACATTTGCTCGACGTTTCTTACACGACATTCAGTCAAAAAATCTGACGCTAACCGAACATTGTATGAACCTAGCTAAGCAATACAGAAAAAATGCAATGACGCGAGACTATAGCTATTGTAATGCACAGAACTTCGAAGACATGCGAGTCAAGTCGCTCGCAGATCAAGCAGCGATTGAAGCGGCAGACACCGTAGACTTTGATACCTTTCTAACAGATTACTTTTCTTAA